The Manihot esculenta cultivar AM560-2 chromosome 1, M.esculenta_v8, whole genome shotgun sequence genome has a window encoding:
- the LOC110629425 gene encoding cation/H(+) antiporter 18 — protein sequence MASNNTIGQMCPSPMKATSNGVFQGDSPLDYALPLAILQICLVIALTRGLAFFLRPLRQPRVIAEIIGGILLGPSALGRSKRYLHAVFPPKSLTVLDTLANIGLLFFMFLVGLELDTKSLRQTGKKALAVAIAGITLPFAIGIGTSFILRATISEGVNGTSFLLFMGVALSITAFPVLARILAELKLLTTDVGRMAMSAAAVNDVAAWILLALAIALSGSNHSPLISFWVLLSGCVFVICAILVVPPIFKTITRRCHEGEPINETYVCATLATVLAAGFVTDAVGIHAMFGAFVIGVLVPKEGPFAHALVEKVEDLVSGLFLPLYFVSSGLKTNIAEIHGLQSWGLLALVIFTACFGKIFGTFVVSLLCKVPLREAVAMGLLMNTKGLVELIVLNIGKDKKVLNDQTFAIMILMALFTTFITTPLVVAVYKPARRVRTADYKYRTIERKNSNTQLRILACFHSSRNIPSIINLLEASRGIQKTEGLCVYALHLMELSERSSAILMVHKARKNGLPVWNKGHRSDSNHVIVAFDAFQQLSRVSVRSMTAISSMSDLHEDICTTAERKRASFIILPFHKHQRLDGSLETTRTDFRWVNRRVLEHAPCSVGILVDRGLGGTTQIPASNVSYLITVLFFGGCDDREALAYGALMAEHPGISLMVVRFLVAPAAEGEIVQVNREANLETKLGSWDEKVLMEFKRKTSGDVSIRYEERVVTDAAGTIDVISEVSRCNLFLVGRIPDGEIPADINRSNECPELGTIGSLLSSYDFPTTASVLVIQQYNDQVTSQIGDHMVDKDSESN from the exons ATGGCTTCAAATAATACAATAGGGCAGATGTGCCCATCTCCAATGAAGGCTACATCAAATGGTGTTTTCCAGGGTGATAGTCCTCTGGATTATGCTCTTCCTCTGGCTATATTGCAGATATGTCTGGTGATTGCACTCACACGGGGTCTTGCCTTTTTTCTAAGACCACTAAGGCAGCCACGTGTTATTGCAGAGATTATT GGAGGAATTTTACTTGGGCCATCTGCTCTCGGTCGAAGTAAGAGATATTTGCATGCTGTGTTCCCACCTAAGAGTCTTACAGTGTTAGATACACTTGCAAACATTGGCCTGCTTTTCTTTATGTTTCTTGTGGGGCTAGAGCTAGATACCAAATCTCTTCGTCAAACAGGAAAGAAGGCCCTTGCAGTGGCCATTGCAGGAATTACCCTACCATTTGCAATAGGAATCGGCACATCATTTATTCTCCGAGCAACCATTTCTGAAGGTGTAAATGGTACCTCATTTCTTCTTTTTATGGGTGTAGCACTTTCTATAACTGCATTCCCTGTCTTGGCTCGTATTTTGGCTGAGCTGAAGCTTTTAACAACTGATGTTGGCAGAATGGCCATGTCAGCTGCGGCAGTTAATGATGTAGCTGCATGGATTCTTCTTGCTCTTGCCATTGCACTCTCAGGGTCTAACCATTCTCCCCTTATTTCTTTTTGGGTTTTATTGTCTGGGTGTGTTTTCGTCATATGTGCAATTCTTGTTGTGCCTCCAATCTTCAAAACAATAACTCGGAGATGCCATGAAGGTGAACCAATTAATGAAACATATGTATGCGCTACATTAGCTACTGTGCTAGCTGCTGGTTTTGTGACTGATGCTGTTGGAATTCATGCCATGTTTGGTGCTTTTGTAATTGGTGTTCTTGTCCCCAAGGAAGGACCATTTGCACATGCTCTTGTGGAAAAAGTTGAAGATCTTGTGTCTGGACTCTTTCTGCCATTGTACTTTGTATCAAGTGGACTGAAGACGAATATAGCTGAAATTCATGGGCTTCAATCTTGGGGTCTTCTTGCTTTGGTCATTTTTACAGCCTGTTTTGGGAagatttttggcacttttgtgGTGTCCCTTTTATGCAAAGTGCCTCTTCGTGAGGCTGTAGCAATGGGGTTGCTGATGAATACCAAAGGCTTGGTGGAACTTATTGTCCTCAACATTGGTAAAGATAAAAAG gttttgaaTGATCAGACCTTTGCTATCATGATTCTAATGGCTCTGTTTACAACTTTCATTACCACCCCTCTTGTTGTTGCTGTATATAAGCCAGCAAGACGAGTGAGGACGGCTGATTACAAGTATAGAACTATTGAAAGGAAAAATTCGAATACCCAACTTCGGATTTTGGCTTGTTTCCACAGTTCAAGAAACATCCCATCGATCATAAATCTTCTTGAAGCCTCACGAGGTATTCAGAAGACTGAAGGACTGTGTGTATATGCATTGCACCTCATGGAGCTGTCTGAGAGGTCATCCGCTATATTGATGGTCCACAAGGCAAGAAAAAATGGGTTGCCTGTGTGGAATAAGGGCCATCGATCAGACTCTAATCATGTCATTGTGGCATTTGATGCCTTCCAACAGTTGAGCCGGGTGTCTGTCCGATCAATGACTGCAATCTCTTCAATGTCTGATTTACATGAGGACATCTGCACTACTGCTGAAAGGAAGAGAGCTTCATTTATTATTCTTCCATTCCATAAACATCAGCGGTTGGATGGCTCACTGGAGACTACTCGAACCGACTTCCGTTGGGTCAATCGTAGAGTACTTGAGCACGCACCGTGCTCAGTAGGAATTCTAGTTGATCGCGGGCTTGGTGGAACCACTCAAATTCCTGCGAGTAATGTTTCTTATCTGATTACAGTTCTCTTCTTTGGGGGCTGTGATGACCGTGAAGCTCTTGCTTACGGAGCTCTGATGGCTGAACACCCTGGGATCAGTTTAATGGTTGTTAGATTCTTAGTAGCACCTGCAGCTGAGGGGGAGATTGTTCAAGTTAACAGAGAAGCCAATTTAGAAACCAAGTTGGGATCCTGGGATGAAAAGGTACTTATGGAGTTCAAACGCAAAACATCTGGTGATGTTTCGATAAGATATGAAGAGAGAGTTGTTACAGATGCCGCCGGAACCATAGATGTGATCAGTGAGGTTAGCCGCTGTAATCTTTTTCTGGTGGGTCGAATTCCAGATGGCGAAATACCTGCAGACATAAACAGAAGTAACGAATGTCCAGAATTGGGAACCATAGGAAGCCTGTTGAGTTCTTATGATTTCCCAACAACTGCATCAGTGCTGGTGATCCAACAGTATAATGACCAGGTAACTTCACAGATAGGAGATCATATGGTGGACAAAGACTCAGAATCTAACTAA